One Glaciihabitans arcticus DNA window includes the following coding sequences:
- a CDS encoding alpha/beta hydrolase has product MTSSRAARGFARAALALLLVVVLAAVAFLVWAHMVMPGDRDRALEVWRNDDVVVTSTDQSIVLSPKSGGITTGLVFIPGAKVDPYSYMFTLSGVVVERGITVVITKPALNLAFFDLHSFDDYAADAPGIDRWFVGGHSLGGVRACQLAGEGDSADSNLVGLVLFGSYCANDLSNTDLNVLSLAASNDGLSSANKISDAAGLLPRDARFIELEGANHASFGDYGVQPGDGEAEIDSDAARRLITNALSAIVD; this is encoded by the coding sequence GTGACTTCATCTCGCGCCGCGCGCGGCTTCGCCCGTGCCGCCCTCGCCCTGCTCCTCGTTGTCGTGCTCGCCGCCGTCGCGTTCCTCGTGTGGGCGCACATGGTGATGCCGGGCGACCGCGATCGCGCGCTCGAGGTGTGGCGCAACGACGACGTCGTGGTGACCTCGACCGACCAATCAATCGTGCTGTCGCCGAAGAGTGGCGGCATCACCACCGGACTGGTCTTCATTCCCGGCGCGAAGGTCGATCCATATTCATACATGTTCACATTGTCGGGTGTCGTCGTCGAGCGCGGGATTACCGTGGTCATCACCAAGCCTGCACTCAACCTCGCTTTCTTCGATCTGCACAGCTTCGACGACTATGCGGCAGACGCTCCGGGCATCGATAGGTGGTTCGTCGGCGGCCACTCCCTCGGCGGAGTGCGCGCGTGCCAGCTCGCCGGCGAGGGTGACAGCGCTGACTCGAATCTGGTCGGCCTGGTGCTGTTCGGCAGCTACTGCGCGAACGACCTTTCGAACACCGATCTGAACGTGCTCAGTTTGGCTGCGAGCAACGATGGCCTCAGCAGCGCGAATAAGATTTCGGATGCCGCGGGGCTCCTCCCCCGCGACGCCAGGTTCATCGAGCTCGAGGGAGCGAACCACGCTTCCTTCGGCGACTACGGCGTGCAGCCCGGGGATGGCGAAGCCGAGATCGACAGCGATGCGGCACGCCGCCTGATCACGAACGCACTGAGCGCCATCGTCGACTGA
- a CDS encoding ArsR/SmtB family transcription factor codes for MPTDQLSGVFAALADPTRRAILQRLSEGDANVADLAEPFAMSQPAVSKHLRVLEGAGLISRNRVATARFSHLEAEPLREATEYMEKYKRFWNTNFDRLAQALAEYQEQNPSEKEGESHD; via the coding sequence ATGCCCACCGACCAGCTGTCCGGCGTTTTCGCCGCCCTCGCCGACCCCACCCGCCGCGCGATCCTGCAGCGCCTCAGCGAGGGCGACGCGAACGTCGCCGACCTCGCCGAACCGTTCGCGATGAGCCAGCCCGCCGTCTCCAAACACCTGCGCGTGCTCGAGGGCGCCGGACTCATCTCGCGCAACCGGGTCGCGACTGCACGCTTCAGCCACCTCGAAGCCGAGCCCCTCAGGGAGGCGACCGAATACATGGAGAAGTACAAGCGCTTCTGGAATACGAACTTCGACCGCCTCGCGCAGGCCCTCGCCGAGTACCAGGAACAGAATCCGTCCGAGAAAGAAGGAGAGAGCCATGACTGA
- a CDS encoding alpha/beta fold hydrolase — protein MNAITATEFVTSADGTRIAFERTGSGPALVLVDGAMCYREFGPARSVAAELADGYTVYFYDRRGRGESGDTSPYSVQREIEDLRAVIDATGEVPFVMGQSSGAALVLEAAASGVPMRKLAAYESPFVGLRPDKDGHPRDYLAQLDGLLARGDRGGAVGYFMVDMVGAPRFVPLMMRMMPKVWKQLQAVAHTVPNDARVMGSSFEVPTERFSTIGTPSLIMGGSKSKTEMLTAQERIAGAIPGAKHEVLAGQTHQVSPKALAPQLRAFFV, from the coding sequence GTGAACGCCATCACCGCAACGGAGTTCGTCACGTCTGCCGACGGCACGCGCATCGCGTTCGAGCGCACGGGCTCGGGCCCGGCACTCGTGCTCGTCGACGGCGCGATGTGCTACCGCGAGTTCGGTCCCGCTCGATCCGTTGCGGCAGAGCTCGCGGACGGTTACACCGTCTACTTCTATGACCGCAGGGGGCGCGGCGAGAGTGGTGACACCTCGCCCTACTCCGTGCAGCGCGAGATCGAGGATCTCCGTGCGGTCATCGACGCGACCGGCGAGGTCCCGTTCGTGATGGGCCAGTCCTCGGGTGCCGCGCTCGTTCTCGAAGCGGCGGCCTCCGGTGTGCCGATGCGGAAGCTCGCGGCATACGAGTCGCCGTTCGTCGGCCTTCGCCCCGACAAGGACGGCCATCCGCGCGACTATCTCGCGCAGCTCGACGGACTGCTCGCCCGCGGAGATCGCGGCGGCGCGGTCGGCTACTTCATGGTCGACATGGTGGGCGCTCCCCGGTTCGTTCCCTTGATGATGCGGATGATGCCGAAGGTGTGGAAGCAGCTGCAGGCCGTCGCCCACACCGTGCCGAACGACGCGCGCGTCATGGGTTCGAGCTTCGAGGTTCCCACCGAGCGGTTCAGCACGATCGGCACCCCGAGCCTCATCATGGGCGGCAGCAAGAGCAAGACGGAGATGCTCACGGCGCAGGAGAGGATCGCTGGCGCCATCCCCGGCGCGAAGCACGAGGTGCTCGCCGGGCAGACCCACCAGGTCTCACCGAAGGCGCTCGCGCCTCAGCTGCGCGCCTTCTTCGTCTGA
- a CDS encoding SRPBCC family protein, whose amino-acid sequence MTDITPEVTDRDVYITRSFNAPRELVWKFWTQPEHLASWFGPTETTTPVETISISLEEGGSWNLAMRDNATGDLYPMNTRFVTIREPEYLEMIIDSADTNGLGTLERLRLRVTFHDHGDKTRITLHQGPFTDEQKQQTATGWEQSFVKLDAIFAGAAS is encoded by the coding sequence ATGACTGACATCACCCCCGAGGTCACCGATCGCGACGTCTACATCACCCGCAGCTTCAACGCGCCGCGTGAGCTGGTGTGGAAGTTCTGGACCCAGCCCGAGCACCTCGCGAGCTGGTTCGGTCCCACCGAAACGACGACACCGGTCGAGACGATCTCCATCTCGCTCGAAGAAGGAGGCTCCTGGAACCTGGCGATGCGGGACAACGCCACCGGCGACCTGTATCCGATGAACACCCGTTTTGTCACGATTCGGGAACCCGAGTACCTCGAGATGATCATCGACTCCGCGGATACCAACGGACTCGGCACGCTCGAACGGCTCCGCCTGCGCGTGACCTTTCACGACCACGGCGACAAGACCCGCATCACCCTGCACCAGGGGCCCTTCACCGACGAGCAGAAGCAGCAGACCGCGACCGGCTGGGAGCAGTCCTTCGTCAAGCTCGACGCGATCTTCGCCGGGGCCGCCTCGTGA